A portion of the Vulpes vulpes isolate BD-2025 chromosome 5, VulVul3, whole genome shotgun sequence genome contains these proteins:
- the BTG2 gene encoding protein BTG2, whose protein sequence is MSQARWTGERADMLPEIAAAVGFLSSLLRTRGCVSEQRLRVFSRALQEALTEHYKHHWFPEKPSKGSGYRCIRINHKMDPIISKVASQIGLSQPQLHRLLPSELTLWVDPYEVSYRIGEDGSICVLYEEAPVAASYGLLTCKNQMMLGRSSPSKNYVMAVSS, encoded by the exons ATGAGCCAGGCCCGCTGGACCGGGGAGAGAGCAGACATGCTCCCGGAGATCGCCGCCGCCGTGGGcttcctctccagcctcctgAGGACCCGGGGCTGCGTGAGCGAGCAGAGACTAAGGGTTTTCAGCAGAGCTCTCCAGGAGGCGCTAACCG AGCACTACAAACACCATTGGTTTCCTGAGAAGCCATCCAAGGGCTCAGGCTACCGCTGCATTCGCATCAACCATAAGATGGACCCCATTATCAGCAAGGTGGCCAGCCAGATCGGACTCAGCCAGCCCCAGCTGCACCGGCTGCTGCCCAGTGAGCTGACCCTGTGGGTGGACCCCTACGAGGTGTCCTACCGCATCGGGGAGGATGGCTCCATCTGCGTCCTGTACGAGGAGGCCCCTGTGGCTGCCTCCTATGGGCTCCTCACCTGCAAGAACCAAATGATGCTGGGCCGGAGCAGCCCCTCGAAAAACTATGTGATGGCAGTCTCCAGTTAG